In the Amblyraja radiata isolate CabotCenter1 chromosome 13, sAmbRad1.1.pri, whole genome shotgun sequence genome, one interval contains:
- the LOC116979678 gene encoding uncharacterized protein LOC116979678: protein MEISVSLNSNFFIVASVLNLFMVCRGALYAIPEAIVNTSTGQTVMFPIAHQGKEEQYDVTFGLRFPRNLKILTWQSNKPGKLQIVHQRYEHRARIRRESVVLDDLQVDDSGEYQMRIDYYGSELKNHDQSTFIIQVFDPVAQPIAETLIHDQNASNITLNCSVANESSVTIYWEKISQSGAIIETYAKTIIVIDCSTEEEQYEYRCIAKNPVSNASSSELSFNKCVARNWNGKRNPLIILIPMGIVVGSLLICFYKCAGFFKVRSD from the exons ATGGAAATCTCAGTGTCATTGAACAGCAACTTCTTCATAGTAGCTTCCG TATTAAATTTGTTCATGGTGTGTAGAGGAGCATTGTATGCCATACCTGAAGCCATAGTTAATACCTCCACGGGACAAACAGTGATGTTTCCCATAGCGCATCAAGGCAAAGAAGAGCAGTATGACGTTACGTTTGGATTAAGATTTCCACGGAATTTAAAGATTTTAACATGGCAATCCAATAAACCGGGGAAGCTGCAAATTGTGCACCAACGATATGAACACAGAGCCAGAATCAGACGTGAATCAGTGGTGTTGGATGATTTGCAAGTTGATGACAGTGGAGAGTATCAAATGCGAATTGACTACTATGGCTCAGAACTGAAAAATCATGATCAAAGTACTTTCATAATTCAAGTATTTG ATCCAGTTGCTCAACCTATAGCTGAGACACTTATACATGATCAGAATGCATCCAATATCACTCTGAATTGCTCAGTCGCCAATGAAAGCAGCGTTACGATTTACTGGGAAAAGATATCCCAGTCTGGAGCAATCATTGAGACCTATGCCAAGACAATTATTGTGATAGACTGTTCTACTGAAGAAGAACAATATGAATACAGGTGCATAGCAAAAAACCCAGTCAGTAATGCATCTAGCAGTGAATTATCTTTCAACAAATGTGTCGCCAGAAATTGGAATG GTAAAAGGAATCCTCTGATAATTCTGATTCCTATGGGGATAGTCGTGGGAAGTTTATTGATTTGCTTTTACAAATGTG CGGGGTTTTTTAAGGTTCGAAGTGATTGA